A window of Prolixibacter sp. SD074 contains these coding sequences:
- the gldG gene encoding gliding motility-associated ABC transporter substrate-binding protein GldG has protein sequence MYSLFRKEINQFFGSLIGYLVIAVFLLSTGLFLWAFNGNYNIPDSGYATLDGLFSMAPWVYLFLIPAVTMRMFADEKRTGTLQLLLTRPLSSFQLVGAKYLAALVVVALSLLPTLLYFFSVYQLGNPVGSIDTGATWGSYLGLFFLAAIYLSIGLFASSLTDNQIVAFILSLFLSFFWYTGFDFVAGLPIPSGVAETLSSLGINRHYESVSRGVLDSRDLYYFLVMVGLFLLLTQISLFWKRYSKKQAISRLGIYVVAATFAAILMTNHFFRIDFTAEKRFTLAEQTREIMEEVDQPAIVNVYLKGDMLPAGFRKLAGAVKEKLLDMKVYAGVPVHVQFIDPYQDVKPSQRKGYFDSLIDEGLKPTDLRIKTDQGTSTRLIFPSAVIRLHGREVVVNFLQNDPSLPAEENLNRSTELLEYQFARAFRVLMQHKKQKVAFLTGHHELSKWQVKDFSNALSENYDVVRITPDDLLAAPDSFRAVIVAGPGKAFPERDKFVLDQYAMKGGRLMWLIDPVQVSMDSLSEGMMTLAFSRNLNLQDQLFHYGVRLNHDLMQDVQCRMIPVNTALTGQPPKFTPAPWYFSPLLMPSQNSPVGKNLNRLIADFVSSLELVSENQDVKKTVLLTSSAYARTTETPMEVSLDMINQPPARELFTQHYIPVGVLVEGKFSSVFKNRMLSELHLPAGLKPRYESPQTKMMVFSDGHLIANKVHETPKGVQILPLGYDRYAKQTFGNKAFFVNAVQYLCDDSGLMELRTRTVKLRLLDKVKLREEKLKWQLLNLLVPVLFILLFGVVFNFIRRKRYAH, from the coding sequence ATGTACAGTCTGTTCAGAAAGGAAATCAACCAGTTTTTCGGTTCGCTGATCGGTTACCTGGTGATTGCCGTTTTTCTGCTTTCCACTGGTTTATTTCTTTGGGCCTTCAATGGGAATTACAACATTCCGGATAGTGGTTATGCCACGTTGGATGGACTTTTTTCCATGGCTCCGTGGGTGTATTTGTTCCTGATTCCGGCGGTTACCATGCGGATGTTTGCCGATGAAAAGCGCACGGGGACCTTGCAGCTATTGCTCACCCGACCGCTTTCTTCATTTCAGTTAGTTGGGGCGAAGTATTTGGCAGCGTTGGTCGTCGTTGCTCTTTCGTTATTGCCTACCCTGCTCTATTTTTTCTCGGTATACCAATTAGGAAATCCTGTAGGAAGCATCGATACCGGTGCCACCTGGGGAAGTTACCTGGGGCTTTTCTTTTTGGCGGCTATTTATCTTTCCATCGGGCTTTTTGCCTCCTCTCTGACAGATAACCAGATTGTGGCTTTTATCCTGTCGTTGTTTTTGTCATTTTTCTGGTACACCGGATTTGATTTTGTGGCAGGTTTGCCCATCCCTTCCGGGGTTGCCGAAACCCTTTCGTCGTTGGGGATTAATCGACATTACGAGTCGGTGAGCCGTGGTGTCCTCGATTCCCGCGATTTGTATTATTTCCTGGTGATGGTTGGCTTGTTTTTATTGCTAACGCAGATTTCGCTCTTTTGGAAGCGTTATTCGAAAAAGCAAGCCATTTCCCGTTTGGGAATTTACGTTGTGGCGGCCACATTTGCAGCCATACTGATGACGAATCATTTTTTCCGTATTGACTTTACTGCGGAGAAGCGTTTCACCCTGGCTGAGCAGACCCGTGAAATCATGGAAGAGGTTGACCAACCAGCTATTGTGAATGTTTATCTAAAGGGAGATATGTTGCCGGCAGGGTTTCGGAAGCTCGCTGGGGCCGTGAAGGAAAAATTGCTCGATATGAAGGTGTATGCCGGGGTTCCGGTCCACGTTCAGTTCATCGATCCTTACCAGGATGTGAAACCTTCGCAACGCAAAGGATATTTTGATTCATTGATTGATGAAGGTCTGAAACCGACAGACTTGCGCATTAAAACCGATCAGGGAACTTCTACCCGGCTTATTTTTCCATCGGCAGTTATCCGGCTTCATGGGCGTGAAGTGGTGGTAAATTTTCTGCAGAATGATCCTTCGTTGCCGGCTGAGGAAAACCTGAATCGCTCAACTGAACTACTGGAGTACCAATTTGCCCGTGCTTTCCGCGTGCTGATGCAGCACAAAAAGCAAAAAGTGGCTTTCCTGACCGGCCATCATGAACTGAGTAAATGGCAGGTAAAGGATTTCTCCAATGCATTGAGTGAGAATTACGATGTCGTCCGAATCACACCCGATGACTTGCTGGCGGCACCGGATAGTTTCCGTGCAGTGATTGTTGCCGGCCCGGGAAAAGCTTTCCCTGAAAGGGACAAATTTGTTCTCGATCAATACGCCATGAAAGGTGGCCGGTTGATGTGGCTTATCGATCCGGTGCAGGTAAGCATGGATAGTCTATCCGAGGGCATGATGACGCTGGCGTTTTCACGAAACCTGAATTTGCAGGATCAATTGTTTCATTACGGTGTTCGGCTCAATCACGATTTGATGCAGGATGTGCAGTGCCGGATGATTCCGGTGAATACCGCTTTGACCGGACAACCTCCCAAATTTACACCGGCGCCCTGGTATTTCTCGCCACTGCTGATGCCATCTCAGAATTCACCGGTAGGGAAAAACCTGAATCGTTTGATAGCGGATTTTGTCAGCTCACTCGAACTGGTTAGTGAAAACCAGGATGTGAAAAAGACAGTGCTGCTGACTTCTTCGGCGTATGCCCGAACAACGGAAACACCTATGGAAGTGAGCCTGGATATGATTAATCAACCGCCGGCCCGTGAACTTTTCACGCAGCATTACATCCCGGTAGGTGTTTTGGTCGAAGGAAAGTTTTCATCCGTATTCAAAAACCGGATGTTAAGCGAATTGCATTTGCCGGCCGGACTGAAACCTCGATATGAAAGTCCGCAGACGAAGATGATGGTTTTTTCGGATGGACATCTGATTGCGAATAAGGTGCATGAAACGCCAAAGGGTGTTCAGATTTTACCATTGGGATACGATCGTTATGCGAAACAAACTTTTGGAAATAAAGCTTTTTTTGTGAATGCGGTACAGTATTTATGCGACGATTCGGGACTGATGGAATTACGTACCCGAACGGTAAAACTGCGCCTGTTGGACAAGGTGAAACTACGCGAAGAAAAATTGAAATGGCAATTACTGAACCTCCTTGTGCCGGTGCTGTTTATCTTATTGTTTGGTGTTGTTTTCAACTTTATCAGACGAAAACGTTATGCACATTAA